The Fusarium graminearum PH-1 chromosome 2, whole genome shotgun sequence genome includes a region encoding these proteins:
- a CDS encoding 1,4-alpha-glucan branching enzyme — MASIVKNSSNSLDPNQANGAAGDIPNDGTGVVKLDPWLEPFSGALKRRYSKAQDWIKTINAAEGGLEKFSRGAEKFGFNVDANNNIVYREWAPNATAAYLIGDFNGWNRGAHPMKKNDFGVFEITLPAQNGQAAIPHNSKLKISLDLPSGEHVDRLPAWIKYVTQDLSVSPAYDARFWNPPASETYKFKNSRPKKPASARVYEAHVGISSPEQKVASYKEFTKNMLPRIKALGYNVIQLMAVMEHAYYASFGYQINNFFAASSRYGTPEELKELIDTAHGLGITMLLDVVHSHASKNVLDGINEFDGTDHQYFHGGGKGRHDQWDSRLFNYGHHEVMRFLLSNLRFWMDEYQFDGFRFDGVTSMLYVHHGMGTGFSGGYHEYFGSDVDEEAVVYMMLANEMLHQLYPEVITIAEDVSGMPALCVPLSLGGIGFDYRLAMAIPDMWIKILKEVKDDEWDIANICHTLTNRRHGEKTIAYAESHDQALVGDKTLMMHLCDAEMYTHMSTLSPLTPVIDRGMALHKMIRLVTHGLGGEGYLNFEGNEFGHPEWLDFPREGNNNSFWYARRQLNLTDDPLLRYKFLDNFDRMMNQTEAKYGWLSAPQAYISLKHEGDKVIVFERAGLVFIFNFHPTNSFSDYRIGIEVPGTYRVVLNSDHGDVGGHNRIDENTRFFTTPMEWNNRKNWTHVYIPSRTAIILALESTVTQSS; from the exons ATGGCTTCAATCGTCAAGAATTCATCCAATTCTTTGGACCCCAATCAGGCAAACGGTGCTGCTGGCGACATTCCCAATGATGGTACAG GCGTTGTCAAGCTCGATCCTTGGCTGGAGCCCTTCAGCGGAGCTCTGAAGAGACGATATTCGAAAGCACAAGATTGgatcaagaccatcaatgCCGCCGAAGGTGGCCTTGAGAAGTTCAGCAGG GGCGCTGAAAAGTTCGGATTTAATGTCgatgccaacaacaacattgtgTACCGCGAGTGGGCACCCAACGCTACTGCTGCGTACCTGATCGGCGACTTTA ACGGCTGGAATCGTGGCGCTCACCccatgaagaagaacgatTTCGGTGTCTTTGAGATTACACTCCCTGCCCAAAATGGCCAAGCTGCCATTCCTCAcaactccaagctcaag ATTTCTCTTGACTTGCCCAGTGGTGAGCATGTTGATCGACTTCCTGCTTGGATCAAGTACGTGACACAGGACCTGTCCGTATCTCCCGCATACGATGCCCGTTTCTGGAACCCTCCAGCTTCCGAGACCTACAAGTTCAAGAACTCTcggcccaagaagcctgccaGTGCTCGTGTATACGAAGCACATGTCGGTATTTCCAGCCCCGAGCAGAAAGTCGCATCTTACAAGGAGTTCACCAAGAACATGCTCCCTCGTATCAAGGCTCTTGGATATAACGTGATTCAATTGATGGCTGTCATGGAACATGCGTACTATGCCAGCTTCGGATatcaaatcaacaacttcttcgcAGCCAGCAGTCGATATGGAACTCCTGAAGAACTGAAGGAGCTCATTGACACCGCTCACGGCTTGGGGATAACTATGCTACTCGATGTTGTCCACAGTCACGCGTCCAAGAACGTCCTTGATGGTATCAACGAGTTCGACGGTACCGACCACCAGTACTTCCATGGTGGTGGCAAGGGTCGACATGACCAGTGGGACAGCCGCCTGTTCAACTACGGACATCATGAGGTGATGAGGTTTCTGCTGAGCAACTTGCGATTCTGGATGGACGAGTACCAGTTCGACGGTTTCCGATTCGATGGTGTGACCAGTATGCTTTACGTTCATCACGGCATGGGAACTGGCTTTTCGGGTGGCTACCATGAGTACTTTGGCTcagatgttgacgaggaggCTGTCGTTTACATGATGCTTGCAAACGAGATGTTGCATCAGCTTTACCCTGAGGTTATCACAATTGCCGAAGATGTCTCTGGAATGCCTGCTCTTTGCGTGCCACTGTCACTTGGTGGCATTGGCTTTGATTATCGCCTTGCCATGGCAATTCCTGATATGTGGATCAAGATCCtgaaggaagtcaaggatgaCGAATGGGATATTGCCAACATCTGTCACACCCTGACCAACCGCCGACATGGCGAGAAGACTATCGCTTATGCTGAGAGTCATGACCAAGC CCTCGTCGGTGATAAAACACTCATGATGCATCTCTGCGATGCCGAGATGTACACCCACATGTCGACCCTCTCGCCCTTGACTCCCGTCATTGATCGTGGTATGGCCCTTCACAAGATGATCCGACTGGTGACACACGGACTTGGAGGAGAGGGATACCTTAACTTTGAGGGCAACGAGTTCGGCCACCCTGAATGGCTCGACTTCCCTCGAGagggcaacaacaactcatTCTGGTACGCTCGACGACAGCTCAACCTCACAGATGATCCTCTGCTTCGATAcaagttcctcgacaacTTTGACCGCATGATGAACCAAACCGAGGCCAAGTACGGCTGGTTGTCTGCGCCTCAGGCGTACATCTCACTGAAGCATGAGGGTGACAAGGTTATCGTGTTCGAGCGAGCTGGCTTggtcttcatcttcaacttccaccccaccaacagcttcagcgACTACCGTATTGGAATTGAGGTTCCAGGAACATACCGTGTGGTTCTTAACTCAGACCACGGAGATGTCGGAGGCCACAACCGCATCGATGAGAACACTCGATTCTTCACTACACCTATGGAATGGAACAACAGAAAGAACTGGACGCACGTCTATATTCCTTCTCGAACTGCTATCATTCTGGCTCTTGAGTCTACTGTCACTCAAAGCTCCTAA